Proteins encoded in a region of the Dreissena polymorpha isolate Duluth1 chromosome 6, UMN_Dpol_1.0, whole genome shotgun sequence genome:
- the LOC127835158 gene encoding mucin-5AC-like isoform X1, protein MYINYFVQQILLTKLTYNCKYLFCQRKINVIKMNLLHTRWLLFFIWISSHHSVMQCFATMGTTTTPQPSSTIKTTLTTTTTTVTSQQAGIPVATSSGVGTTPRSLDRCEEQGSQYWSEVKGYAYCLSNKGVSCCDAKTLCQTNNGSISSNVGTKENFVEIAHKLGLSNLTGTLTIWANLTGNTCSHDQLTQCKTISYIAPNSVDSNTMTEAKTYRVLCEKPLSHSTTSIPISSALNTLSLSQTQSTPRTTIKTSIEQTQSNPTMLSTTYNVIFNTPAPNATNIAQQTSTSNAPAPNTTNTAQQPSTSNTPTPKTSNTAQQTSISNTLTPNTTHTTQQTSTSNTPSPNTSNTVQQTSTSNTPTTLTNNAALQTIASITPTRTSINTESRWIRDNLNEYFVNYNNLTLSKARAFCKMSNATLVAFLDAYQYFKLTDRLQLEAAGYWIDDAMPVDNSTCLKLNTSEGSLQSRDCSELAYSICNRFAFQNNISQVLERPEFVEMIRGMTVVKNSTSMATRKLTSAEDKRTVAKVGGTVAICIMAGTFLIIFLSDCSRILKTLFK, encoded by the exons atgtatatAAACTATTTTGTGCAGCAAATATTGCTTACTAAACTTACCTATAATTGTAAATACTTGTTTTGCCAACGGAAAATCAACGTGATTAAAATGAATCTGTTACACACTCGATGGCTGTTGTTTTTCATCTGGATAAGCAGCCATCATTCAGTGATGCAGTgctttg CAACAATGggtacaacaacaacaccacaacCATCCAGCACGATCAAAACAAcgctaacaacaacaacaacaactgttaCCTCGCAACAAGCAGGGATTCCAGTAGCAACATCCAGTGGGGTAGGAACTACTCCCAGATCTTTGGACAGATGTGAAGAGCAGGGATCACAGT ACTGGTCAGAAGTTAAGGGTTACGCATATTGCCTAAGCAACAAAGGTGTTTCCTGTTGTGACGCAAAGACGCTGTGTCAGACGAACAACGGGAGCATCTCTTCCAATGTTGGGACCAAAGAAAACTTTGTTGAAATCGCTCACAAACTGGGTCTTAGTAATTTAACCGGAACTCTCACCATTTGGGCTAACCTCACAG GGAACACCTGTAGTCATGATCAACTCACACAATGTAAAACTATTTCATACATAGCTCCTAATAGTGTGGATTCAAACACAATGACTGAGGCAAAAACATACCGAGTTTTATGTGAGAAACCTTTATCTCACTCGACCACGAGCATTCCTATCTCATCAGCTTTGAACACATTGTCGCTGTCACAGACACAATCAACACCAAGAACGACCATTAAAACATCAATTGAACAAACACAATCAAACCCAACCATGTTAAGCACAACTTATAATGTAATTTTCAACACACCTGCACCAAACGCAACAAACATAGCACAACAAACATCTACATCCAACGCACCTGCACCAAACACAACAAACACAGCGCAACAACCATCTACATCGAACACACCTACACCAAAAACATCAAACACAGCGCAACAAACATCTATATCCAACACACTTACACCAAACACAACACACACAACGCAACAAACATCTACATCGAACACACCTTCACCAAACACATCAAACACAGTGCAACAAACATCTACATCAAACACACCTACCACTCTCACTAACAACGCAGCGCTACAAACAATCGCATCAATCACACCTACTAGAACTTCAATCAACACTGAAAGCCGATGGATTCGGGACAATCTCAATGAGTATTTTGTCAACTACAATAACTTAACACTCTCCAAAGCACGGGCATTCTGCAAGATGTCAAACGCGACGCTGGTTGCGTTTCTGGACGCATATCAGTACTTTAAGCTTACCGACAGACTTCAACTTGAAGCGGCTGGATATTGGATCGACG ACGCCATGCCTGTTGACAACTCTACGTGTCTGAAGTTGAACACATCTGAAGGCAGTCTTCAGTCACGTGACTGCAGTGAACTGGCCTACAGTATCTGTAACAGATTTGCATTCCAAAACAACATTTCACAG GTTCTGGAGCGACCAGAGTTTGTTGAGATGATTCGAGGGATGACAGTAGTAAAAAACTCGACGTCAATGGCAACGAGAAAACTGACGTCTGCTGAAGACAAGAGGACCGTTGCTAAGGTCGGCGGAACTGTCGCCATTTGCATAATGGCGGGAACATTCTTGATTATCTTCTTGAGCGATTGTTCGCGGATACTGAAAACACTTTTTAAGTAG
- the LOC127835158 gene encoding mucin-5AC-like isoform X2: MIVTTMFAKSFPNFNCSNPAFCICEKLTPTTATMGTTTTPQPSSTIKTTLTTTTTTVTSQQAGIPVATSSGVGTTPRSLDRCEEQGSQYWSEVKGYAYCLSNKGVSCCDAKTLCQTNNGSISSNVGTKENFVEIAHKLGLSNLTGTLTIWANLTGNTCSHDQLTQCKTISYIAPNSVDSNTMTEAKTYRVLCEKPLSHSTTSIPISSALNTLSLSQTQSTPRTTIKTSIEQTQSNPTMLSTTYNVIFNTPAPNATNIAQQTSTSNAPAPNTTNTAQQPSTSNTPTPKTSNTAQQTSISNTLTPNTTHTTQQTSTSNTPSPNTSNTVQQTSTSNTPTTLTNNAALQTIASITPTRTSINTESRWIRDNLNEYFVNYNNLTLSKARAFCKMSNATLVAFLDAYQYFKLTDRLQLEAAGYWIDDAMPVDNSTCLKLNTSEGSLQSRDCSELAYSICNRFAFQNNISQVLERPEFVEMIRGMTVVKNSTSMATRKLTSAEDKRTVAKVGGTVAICIMAGTFLIIFLSDCSRILKTLFK; the protein is encoded by the exons ATGATAGTTACAACAATGTTTGCAAAATCATTTCCAAATTTCAACTGCTCCAATCCGGCGTTCTGCATTTGTGAAAAATTAACACCAACAACAG CAACAATGggtacaacaacaacaccacaacCATCCAGCACGATCAAAACAAcgctaacaacaacaacaacaactgttaCCTCGCAACAAGCAGGGATTCCAGTAGCAACATCCAGTGGGGTAGGAACTACTCCCAGATCTTTGGACAGATGTGAAGAGCAGGGATCACAGT ACTGGTCAGAAGTTAAGGGTTACGCATATTGCCTAAGCAACAAAGGTGTTTCCTGTTGTGACGCAAAGACGCTGTGTCAGACGAACAACGGGAGCATCTCTTCCAATGTTGGGACCAAAGAAAACTTTGTTGAAATCGCTCACAAACTGGGTCTTAGTAATTTAACCGGAACTCTCACCATTTGGGCTAACCTCACAG GGAACACCTGTAGTCATGATCAACTCACACAATGTAAAACTATTTCATACATAGCTCCTAATAGTGTGGATTCAAACACAATGACTGAGGCAAAAACATACCGAGTTTTATGTGAGAAACCTTTATCTCACTCGACCACGAGCATTCCTATCTCATCAGCTTTGAACACATTGTCGCTGTCACAGACACAATCAACACCAAGAACGACCATTAAAACATCAATTGAACAAACACAATCAAACCCAACCATGTTAAGCACAACTTATAATGTAATTTTCAACACACCTGCACCAAACGCAACAAACATAGCACAACAAACATCTACATCCAACGCACCTGCACCAAACACAACAAACACAGCGCAACAACCATCTACATCGAACACACCTACACCAAAAACATCAAACACAGCGCAACAAACATCTATATCCAACACACTTACACCAAACACAACACACACAACGCAACAAACATCTACATCGAACACACCTTCACCAAACACATCAAACACAGTGCAACAAACATCTACATCAAACACACCTACCACTCTCACTAACAACGCAGCGCTACAAACAATCGCATCAATCACACCTACTAGAACTTCAATCAACACTGAAAGCCGATGGATTCGGGACAATCTCAATGAGTATTTTGTCAACTACAATAACTTAACACTCTCCAAAGCACGGGCATTCTGCAAGATGTCAAACGCGACGCTGGTTGCGTTTCTGGACGCATATCAGTACTTTAAGCTTACCGACAGACTTCAACTTGAAGCGGCTGGATATTGGATCGACG ACGCCATGCCTGTTGACAACTCTACGTGTCTGAAGTTGAACACATCTGAAGGCAGTCTTCAGTCACGTGACTGCAGTGAACTGGCCTACAGTATCTGTAACAGATTTGCATTCCAAAACAACATTTCACAG GTTCTGGAGCGACCAGAGTTTGTTGAGATGATTCGAGGGATGACAGTAGTAAAAAACTCGACGTCAATGGCAACGAGAAAACTGACGTCTGCTGAAGACAAGAGGACCGTTGCTAAGGTCGGCGGAACTGTCGCCATTTGCATAATGGCGGGAACATTCTTGATTATCTTCTTGAGCGATTGTTCGCGGATACTGAAAACACTTTTTAAGTAG